One Natrinema salaciae genomic region harbors:
- a CDS encoding DUF7118 family protein has protein sequence MSERVPPSDARSDARAGAADEPTPFEALEAARQRLETVETRIADHGSETVEEVTTAYRNATTLLDDYVDRATGTGKENFQAYIELEGKFDGLVSGLADDLPERDAFENALEAIDKRRLSESDFERARDALVPAAAYADLLEEREAAKEELAEARTAAAKRRRTVDDEIDRRERLLELSNADLDAPVERLREPIEAYNEAIREGVREYRLEASAREVFDLLERSRWYPFVTYEQPPDELVDYVRENPAGEYTIPELLEYADYSRSKLSHYVESADELKRNVATQQTYLDGVDAEPLTIDWPPGPAGELRCRTREYRPFVARIADEETVAALRDVRLLATDPDYDRLQTAAQAVAQLSPGERERLADGRVADELESLRAERERLEEALAVDDPI, from the coding sequence CTCGAGACGGTCGAGACGCGGATCGCGGACCACGGGTCCGAGACCGTCGAGGAGGTCACGACGGCCTACCGGAACGCGACGACGCTGCTGGACGACTACGTCGACCGGGCGACGGGAACCGGCAAGGAGAACTTCCAGGCCTACATCGAGCTCGAGGGGAAGTTCGACGGGCTGGTCTCGGGGTTGGCCGACGATCTCCCGGAACGCGACGCCTTCGAGAACGCCCTCGAAGCGATCGACAAGCGACGGCTCAGCGAGTCGGATTTCGAACGGGCCCGCGACGCGCTCGTGCCGGCCGCCGCGTACGCCGACCTGCTCGAGGAGCGCGAGGCGGCCAAGGAAGAGCTGGCGGAAGCTCGCACAGCCGCGGCCAAGCGCCGTCGGACCGTCGACGACGAGATCGACCGGCGGGAACGGCTGCTCGAACTCTCGAACGCCGATCTGGACGCGCCGGTCGAGCGCCTCCGCGAGCCGATCGAGGCGTACAACGAGGCCATCCGCGAGGGCGTCCGCGAGTATCGACTCGAGGCCAGCGCACGCGAGGTGTTCGACCTGCTCGAGCGAAGCCGGTGGTACCCGTTCGTGACCTACGAACAGCCGCCCGACGAGCTGGTGGACTACGTCCGCGAGAACCCGGCCGGCGAGTACACGATCCCCGAACTGCTCGAGTACGCCGACTACTCCCGGTCGAAGCTCTCCCACTACGTCGAGAGCGCGGACGAACTCAAGCGCAACGTGGCGACCCAGCAGACGTATCTCGACGGCGTCGACGCCGAACCGCTGACGATCGACTGGCCGCCGGGACCGGCCGGCGAACTCCGCTGTCGGACGCGGGAGTACCGTCCGTTCGTCGCCCGGATCGCCGACGAGGAGACGGTCGCGGCCCTGCGCGACGTCCGCCTGCTCGCGACCGACCCCGACTACGACCGCCTCCAGACCGCCGCACAAGCGGTGGCACAGCTCAGCCCCGGCGAGCGCGAGCGGCTGGCCGACGGCCGCGTCGCGGACGAACTCGAGTCCCTGCGGGCCGAACGGGAACGACTCGAGGAGGCGCTCGCGGTCGACGACCCGATCTGA